One window of Anaerolineales bacterium genomic DNA carries:
- the trpD gene encoding anthranilate phosphoribosyltransferase has translation MLVLIDNYDSFTYNLVQYFGELGADIKVFRNDQVTMDQLVALNPSHLVISPGPGEPLKDDGISSDAIKYFDGKIPVLGVCLGHQALGAVFGGKVDRAQRLMHGKTSKVTHNGEGLFKGVPSPFEAMRYHSLVVYDPIPAELEVTAITPEEEIMGLKHKEHHTYGVQFHPESILTEHGKQILKNFLDLNPAPVSKGDLSMLKPFIAKTINRADLTDTEAEEAMTIIMTGQATQAQIGSYLTALRMKGETIAEIAGSVRAMRSVSVKVKLNTTEPIYDIVGTGGDGAHTFNISTAAAFVLAGTGRKVAKHGNRAASSHCGSADVLSALGISLELTPEQIAQAIEQIGIGFMFAAKFHPAMKHAIGPRKEIGQRTIFNILGPLTNPAGANIQLTGVFSPAFTEPMAQVLNELGSKAAMVIHGANGLDELSTTGLNRISHLKNGAVETYDLDPADLGFAQSTVAELRGGTPDEAAVMMRDLLGGKLTGARRDAILLNTAGALAAETGDFKSVLEEAREALDSGQALAKLNALVEFSQSLQPAQ, from the coding sequence ATGCTAGTCCTAATCGATAACTACGACTCGTTTACTTACAACCTTGTCCAATACTTCGGCGAACTCGGCGCGGATATCAAAGTCTTCCGCAACGACCAGGTGACGATGGATCAACTTGTTGCGCTCAATCCAAGTCACTTGGTGATATCGCCGGGTCCGGGTGAACCGCTCAAGGATGATGGAATCTCCTCCGATGCAATCAAATACTTCGATGGCAAAATCCCCGTGCTCGGTGTTTGTCTCGGGCATCAAGCGCTTGGTGCGGTCTTCGGCGGCAAAGTGGACCGCGCCCAGCGTCTCATGCATGGCAAAACCTCCAAAGTAACTCACAACGGAGAGGGACTCTTCAAGGGCGTCCCGTCGCCGTTCGAAGCGATGCGCTACCACTCGTTGGTCGTCTATGATCCCATCCCCGCCGAGTTGGAAGTCACCGCCATTACACCCGAAGAAGAGATCATGGGACTCAAGCACAAAGAGCATCATACCTACGGTGTGCAGTTTCATCCCGAATCCATCCTCACCGAACACGGCAAGCAGATTCTTAAGAACTTTCTCGACCTGAATCCCGCTCCCGTTTCGAAAGGAGACTTATCCATGCTCAAACCTTTTATTGCCAAAACGATCAATCGGGCAGACCTCACCGACACGGAAGCCGAAGAGGCGATGACCATCATCATGACGGGTCAAGCCACGCAGGCACAAATAGGTTCTTATCTCACTGCGCTCCGCATGAAAGGCGAGACCATCGCCGAGATCGCAGGCTCTGTTCGCGCGATGCGCAGTGTCTCGGTCAAGGTTAAACTCAACACCACCGAGCCTATCTACGATATCGTCGGCACGGGCGGTGACGGCGCGCATACCTTCAACATCTCCACTGCCGCGGCGTTCGTCCTTGCAGGCACCGGACGAAAAGTTGCGAAACACGGCAACCGTGCTGCGTCCTCTCATTGCGGCTCGGCAGATGTTCTATCTGCACTCGGTATCAGCCTCGAACTCACTCCCGAACAGATCGCTCAAGCCATCGAACAGATCGGCATTGGCTTCATGTTTGCTGCCAAATTTCATCCTGCGATGAAGCATGCCATCGGTCCGCGCAAGGAGATCGGTCAGCGCACCATCTTCAACATCCTCGGTCCGCTCACGAATCCTGCGGGCGCGAATATCCAACTTACGGGCGTGTTCTCTCCCGCCTTCACTGAACCGATGGCGCAGGTGCTCAACGAACTTGGTTCCAAAGCTGCCATGGTGATTCACGGCGCCAATGGACTCGACGAGCTCAGCACCACGGGGCTCAATCGCATCAGTCATCTCAAGAACGGCGCTGTTGAAACCTACGATCTAGATCCAGCCGATCTTGGTTTCGCGCAATCCACAGTTGCCGAACTCCGCGGCGGCACGCCAGATGAAGCCGCAGTGATGATGCGCGATCTTCTCGGTGGCAAACTCACCGGCGCGCGCCGCGATGCGATTCTTCTCAACACCGCTGGCGCTCTCGCCGCTGAGACGGGTGATTTCAAATCCGTACTTGAGGAAGCCAGAGAAGCACTCGATAGCGGTCAAGCCCTTGCCAAGCTCAACGCCCTTGTTGAATTTTCGCAAAGCCTTCAGCCTGCTCAATGA
- the trpC gene encoding indole-3-glycerol phosphate synthase TrpC, producing MNILEKIIEHKKLEIAALDAQALRRAADSSPAPRDFLSAVSPRFSGEGTGVRSSRFGTRPSLIAELKRASPSKGILASHLDLFQVADIYTQNGASAISVLTDEKFFMGKLETLRELRFERKSELPLLRKDFTIDEIQIYEARANGADAILLIAAALTDDKLFADLHACASSLGLTALVEVHNEEETERALKLKDVKLIGINNRNLATFDVTLETTEKLRPMIPAEIAVIAESGIFTARDVERLAKANVDAILVGEALVTSEDIPAKVRELSGVRVPSPNGRELG from the coding sequence ATGAATATTCTTGAAAAGATCATCGAACATAAAAAGTTGGAGATAGCGGCGCTCGACGCCCAAGCCTTACGCCGCGCCGCGGACTCTTCTCCTGCGCCTCGAGATTTCCTTTCCGCTGTCTCCCCTCGCTTTTCAGGAGAGGGGACGGGAGTGAGGTCGTCCCGCTTCGGGACTCGCCCAAGCCTGATCGCTGAACTCAAACGTGCCTCACCCTCCAAGGGGATTCTCGCCTCGCACCTCGACCTCTTCCAAGTGGCAGATATCTACACCCAAAACGGCGCCTCTGCCATCTCTGTGTTGACCGACGAAAAATTCTTCATGGGCAAGCTCGAAACGCTTCGTGAACTCCGCTTTGAGCGCAAATCCGAATTGCCATTGCTCAGAAAAGACTTCACAATTGATGAAATCCAAATCTATGAAGCCCGCGCCAACGGAGCGGACGCCATCCTCCTCATCGCCGCTGCATTGACCGACGACAAGCTCTTTGCTGATTTGCATGCCTGTGCTTCGAGTCTGGGATTAACTGCCTTGGTTGAAGTTCATAATGAAGAAGAAACCGAACGAGCGCTGAAGTTGAAAGATGTGAAGCTGATTGGAATCAATAATCGTAATCTTGCTACTTTTGATGTCACTCTCGAAACAACAGAAAAGCTTCGACCGATGATTCCTGCTGAGATCGCGGTTATCGCTGAAAGTGGAATTTTTACGGCAAGGGATGTGGAGCGATTGGCAAAGGCAAATGTGGATGCCATCCTTGTGGGTGAAGCTTTGGTGACTTCGGAAGATATTCCTGCAAAGGTAAGGGAGCTTTCTGGTGTCCGAGTCCCCTCTCCCAATGGGAGAGAGCTAGGGTGA
- a CDS encoding phosphoribosylanthranilate isomerase yields the protein MTKIKICGIKTVDDALTAIDLGADLIGFNFYPKSPRYVEVGVCRGIMSKVRTIGRVACVGVFVNASVDEIHATMDTCGLGLAQLHGDETVEFMESLQEKSFKAIRLSTGSETDSRKITDFAEKRHGLEPALLVDAAVKGLYGGSGVTADWVGAAELAKKYPLLLAGGLTPENVAEAVRRVKPWGVDVASGVESAPGKKDPSRMKAFVQAVRDAEKKIGREPESRYSK from the coding sequence GTGACCAAAATAAAAATCTGTGGAATCAAAACCGTTGATGATGCCCTTACCGCCATCGACCTCGGTGCGGACTTGATCGGATTCAACTTCTATCCAAAGAGTCCACGTTATGTGGAGGTGGGCGTATGCCGCGGGATCATGTCCAAGGTGCGGACTATTGGACGCGTGGCTTGTGTCGGTGTGTTTGTGAATGCGTCGGTGGATGAAATCCATGCGACGATGGATACGTGCGGATTGGGTTTGGCACAGTTACATGGCGATGAAACCGTGGAGTTTATGGAATCTCTGCAAGAGAAATCGTTCAAGGCAATTCGCTTGTCCACGGGCTCTGAAACGGATTCACGGAAAATTACGGACTTCGCGGAAAAGCGGCACGGACTTGAACCTGCGTTACTAGTCGATGCAGCGGTAAAGGGTTTGTATGGCGGGAGCGGAGTTACTGCCGATTGGGTTGGCGCGGCGGAGTTGGCGAAGAAATATCCGTTGTTGCTGGCGGGCGGATTGACTCCAGAGAACGTCGCGGAGGCGGTCCGCAGAGTCAAGCCGTGGGGGGTGGATGTGGCTTCGGGCGTGGAGTCAGCCCCAGGGAAGAAAGATCCGAGCAGGATGAAGGCGTTCGTGCAGGCAGTGCGTGATGCTGAGAAAAAGATCGGGCGTGAACCAGAGTCTCGATATTCCAAATGA
- the trpB gene encoding tryptophan synthase subunit beta: MTLLPHKFGPYGGQFVPETLMPALIELEEAFVSAKADAEFQKEFNKLMATFVGRPTPLTYAKRLSEKLGGAQIYLKREDLAHTGAHKINNALGQALLVKRMGKRRVVAETGAGQHGVASATAAALLGLECVVYMGEVDIARQEPNVFRMKLLGAEVLPVSSGTKTLKDAINEAIRDWVTNVRDTHYLLGSALGPHPYPTIVREFQSVIGREAREQILLETGRLPDSVIACVGGGSNAIGVFSGFVNDEQVELIGVEAGGSGIETGKHAARFGDPSKGRVGVIHGTRTYVLQDEDGQIAETHSISAGLDYAAVGPEHALMRDNERAYYTSATDEEALSAFQTMCHTEGIIPALESSHAVAEVIKKAPTMRKDQVILVNLSGRGDKDLNTVIKELK, encoded by the coding sequence ATGACTTTATTACCGCATAAGTTCGGTCCGTACGGCGGACAATTCGTGCCCGAGACGTTGATGCCCGCGTTGATCGAATTGGAAGAGGCGTTCGTATCGGCGAAAGCGGACGCTGAATTTCAAAAAGAATTCAACAAACTGATGGCAACTTTCGTCGGGCGACCGACACCTCTGACATACGCAAAGCGTTTATCAGAAAAATTGGGCGGCGCGCAGATCTATTTGAAGCGCGAAGATTTGGCGCATACAGGCGCACACAAGATCAACAACGCATTGGGACAGGCATTGCTCGTGAAACGCATGGGAAAGCGACGGGTCGTTGCCGAGACGGGAGCGGGTCAGCATGGGGTCGCATCGGCGACCGCGGCAGCGTTGTTGGGACTCGAGTGCGTGGTGTATATGGGCGAAGTGGATATTGCGCGGCAGGAGCCGAATGTGTTTCGGATGAAACTGCTCGGCGCGGAGGTGCTGCCTGTGAGTTCGGGAACGAAGACGTTGAAGGATGCCATCAACGAAGCGATCCGTGATTGGGTGACGAATGTACGGGATACACATTATCTGCTCGGCTCTGCGCTGGGACCTCATCCTTATCCAACCATCGTGCGCGAGTTTCAGTCGGTGATCGGGCGCGAGGCACGCGAACAGATACTGCTGGAAACGGGCCGCTTACCTGATTCGGTTATTGCTTGTGTGGGTGGCGGGTCGAATGCGATCGGTGTCTTTAGTGGATTTGTGAATGATGAGCAGGTGGAGTTGATCGGTGTCGAAGCAGGCGGAAGTGGAATCGAAACGGGCAAACACGCGGCGCGATTCGGTGACCCATCCAAGGGACGCGTGGGTGTCATCCATGGCACACGCACGTATGTACTTCAGGATGAAGACGGTCAGATCGCGGAGACTCATTCCATATCGGCGGGGTTGGATTACGCGGCAGTTGGTCCCGAACATGCGCTGATGAGGGATAACGAACGCGCGTATTATACGTCGGCGACGGATGAGGAGGCTTTGAGCGCCTTCCAAACAATGTGCCATACGGAGGGGATCATCCCTGCATTGGAGTCGTCTCATGCGGTGGCGGAAGTCATTAAAAAAGCGCCGACCATGCGCAAGGATCAGGTGATTTTGGTTAACCTGTCGGGACGCGGCGATAAGGACTTGAATACTGTCATCAAGGAATTAAAGTAA
- a CDS encoding tryptophan synthase subunit alpha gives MNRIDTAFQKKPIFMPYFPLGYPDLETSVNVIEALAKNGADLIEVGLSFSDPLADGPVIQQATQIALEKGITVKKSLESVKELRKRGVTIPLILMGYYNPMLAYGLERFIHDSIEAGADGFIVPDLPLEESDEFVGATHASPLQPPLIQMLAPTSPDERMEAIARNAKGFIYLVSVTGITGERKSLAEGLGELIAQVREHTSAPVCVGFGIGTPEQARQVGKMADGVIVGSACVKLIGGSPKPVETAKQFAAEFRSALSELRN, from the coding sequence ATGAACCGAATTGACACCGCTTTTCAGAAGAAACCCATTTTCATGCCCTACTTTCCATTGGGATACCCTGATTTGGAGACATCCGTCAACGTGATCGAAGCGCTCGCCAAAAACGGCGCAGACCTGATCGAGGTGGGACTGTCCTTCTCCGATCCGCTCGCGGATGGACCTGTCATTCAACAAGCCACACAGATCGCCCTGGAAAAAGGAATCACTGTCAAGAAATCGCTCGAATCCGTGAAGGAATTGCGCAAGCGCGGCGTGACCATTCCCCTGATTTTGATGGGGTACTACAATCCCATGCTGGCATATGGATTGGAGAGATTCATTCATGACTCAATTGAAGCAGGGGCAGATGGGTTTATCGTTCCTGATTTGCCATTGGAAGAATCAGACGAATTCGTTGGGGCGACGCATGCGTCGCCCCTACAGCCGCCATTGATTCAAATGCTCGCGCCGACCTCGCCCGATGAGCGCATGGAAGCGATTGCCCGTAATGCGAAGGGATTTATATATCTCGTCTCGGTGACAGGCATCACGGGCGAGCGCAAATCTCTGGCGGAAGGGCTTGGCGAATTGATCGCGCAGGTACGCGAGCATACGTCCGCGCCGGTGTGCGTGGGATTTGGGATCGGCACACCCGAGCAAGCCAGACAAGTTGGCAAGATGGCGGACGGAGTTATTGTCGGTTCGGCGTGTGTGAAATTGATCGGGGGTAGCCCAAAGCCTGTTGAAACCGCGAAACAGTTTGCGGCGGAGTTCCGAAGCGCGTTGTCTGAGTTGAGAAATTAG
- the xseA gene encoding exodeoxyribonuclease VII large subunit, producing MQPALFTETLTVSQLTLRIRRLLEDNPELQDVWVTGEISNLSRPASGHIYFTLKDKNASLRCVMWKTDAMRTRPALQEGAAVEAHGKIVVYEPQGQYQLITNLIRPKGEGALFQEFLRLKAQLEAEGLFDLERKRPIPELPRKIGIVTSATGAALRDILNTLRRRLPLAEVILAPAPVQGLDAPPALVSALQSPTLQSSDVILLARGGGSIEDLWAFNDERVVRAVAASKAPIICGVGHETDFTLCDFAADLRAPTPTAAAELATQTTLDDLQFQITNFQTRLTDLISNLHADHRTFLSALTVRLRFVSPERRIQSEIQHLDGLSRRILSALTHRIRLQVSRVDGISKRLSALNPEGILSRGYAIITRKDDGKVVATVSEAKGEMNVRVSDGKFEVERKS from the coding sequence ATGCAGCCCGCTCTTTTCACCGAAACGCTGACCGTCTCCCAGCTCACACTTCGCATTCGAAGATTACTCGAAGACAATCCCGAATTGCAGGACGTGTGGGTGACGGGTGAAATATCGAACCTCTCGCGTCCCGCGTCGGGACATATATACTTCACGCTCAAAGACAAGAACGCCTCCCTGCGCTGTGTGATGTGGAAGACCGATGCCATGCGAACCCGGCCTGCATTACAGGAAGGCGCAGCGGTGGAGGCGCACGGCAAGATCGTTGTCTACGAACCGCAGGGACAGTATCAACTCATTACGAATCTGATTCGTCCCAAGGGTGAAGGCGCGCTCTTTCAAGAATTCCTGCGGCTCAAAGCCCAACTCGAAGCCGAAGGTCTCTTCGACCTCGAACGCAAACGTCCCATTCCCGAACTGCCGCGAAAGATCGGCATCGTCACATCCGCGACCGGCGCAGCACTGCGCGACATCCTCAACACCCTGCGTCGTCGTTTGCCACTTGCAGAAGTGATTCTCGCTCCCGCTCCCGTTCAAGGCTTGGATGCGCCTCCCGCCCTCGTGTCTGCCCTCCAATCTCCAACCCTCCAATCTTCCGACGTGATCCTCCTCGCGCGCGGCGGCGGCTCCATTGAAGACCTGTGGGCGTTCAACGATGAACGCGTCGTCCGCGCGGTTGCGGCATCCAAAGCGCCTATCATTTGCGGCGTCGGTCACGAAACGGATTTCACCCTCTGCGACTTCGCAGCGGACCTTCGCGCCCCAACTCCCACCGCCGCCGCCGAACTCGCGACTCAAACTACTTTGGATGACCTCCAATTCCAAATTACCAATTTCCAAACACGCCTCACAGACTTAATCTCGAACCTGCACGCTGACCATCGGACTTTTCTCTCGGCCCTGACCGTGCGCTTGAGATTCGTCTCGCCTGAAAGACGCATCCAATCCGAGATACAACATCTTGACGGACTCTCACGCCGCATCCTTTCCGCATTGACTCACCGCATCCGATTGCAAGTTTCGCGCGTAGATGGAATATCTAAAAGACTGAGCGCCTTGAATCCGGAAGGAATCCTTTCGCGCGGATATGCTATCATCACACGCAAGGATGATGGCAAGGTCGTCGCCACAGTCTCGGAGGCGAAAGGTGAAATGAACGTTCGAGTCAGCGATGGAAAGTTCGAAGTGGAACGAAAATCGTAA
- the xseB gene encoding exodeoxyribonuclease VII small subunit: MAKSKPAQKPVEELTYEEALSELEGIVEALEGEQNPLDEAMKLFERGQSLVAHCGALLESAQLKVQKIAGESLVEFEEESE; encoded by the coding sequence ATGGCAAAATCAAAACCCGCCCAAAAACCTGTTGAGGAGTTGACATACGAAGAAGCGCTCTCAGAGTTGGAGGGGATCGTCGAAGCGCTGGAGGGGGAACAGAATCCGCTCGATGAGGCGATGAAACTGTTCGAGCGCGGGCAGTCTTTGGTCGCGCATTGCGGCGCACTGCTTGAGTCTGCTCAACTCAAAGTGCAGAAAATTGCCGGGGAGTCGCTGGTCGAATTCGAGGAAGAATCCGAATGA
- a CDS encoding divergent PAP2 family protein, translating to MNLLDILQNKVLIAVMAAWILAQALKIPTEYLRSRKWMWAMFFAAGGMPSSHTALMVAGTLAVGLYYGFDNPLFGVAVGVTMIIAHDAAGVRRQAGKHAERINLLFDELLHGHMWSEDELKEVIGHTPLEVIGGIILGLLVGFVQWLIWK from the coding sequence ATGAACCTGCTCGATATTTTACAGAACAAGGTTTTGATCGCCGTGATGGCAGCCTGGATTTTGGCGCAAGCCTTGAAGATTCCCACCGAATACCTGCGCTCGCGCAAATGGATGTGGGCGATGTTCTTTGCGGCGGGAGGGATGCCCTCTTCGCACACCGCTTTGATGGTGGCTGGAACCCTTGCAGTCGGGTTGTATTACGGCTTCGATAACCCGCTCTTCGGCGTCGCTGTCGGCGTGACCATGATCATCGCGCACGACGCGGCGGGAGTCCGCAGGCAGGCGGGCAAACATGCCGAACGCATCAACTTGTTGTTCGATGAGCTATTGCACGGTCACATGTGGAGCGAAGACGAATTAAAGGAGGTCATCGGTCACACCCCGCTGGAAGTGATCGGCGGCATCATCCTCGGTTTATTGGTCGGCTTTGTTCAATGGCTGATTTGGAAGTAG
- the murJ gene encoding murein biosynthesis integral membrane protein MurJ, producing MSESANKQIARAAGTVMAAILFGQLMGLARGILVARAFGASPELDAFFAANRVSETLFLLVAGGALGSAFIPTFTGLLARDEKDSAWRLASSLANAVTLTLSLLAALIALFAPQVVRFALAPGLSADPQLFALTISLLRIQLISAILFGLGGLIVGILNAHQKFLIPALTPALYQLGIIFGAIVLAPSMGIFGLAWGVVIGAIFYLFVQIPSLLRLVTGQSALPMFSLSLGLHDSNVRQVILLMGPRLIGVAVVQLNFWVNTWLASQMAYGSVSGLYYGFSLMIMAQAVIAQSVAIAAMPTFSAQHALGKQDEMRSSLASSLRGVILLALPASAGLMILREPIVSLLYQRGEFDERSVQLVAWALLWYAAGMLGHSIMEILTRAFYAQHDTKTPVIIGTVAMILNVVFSVAFSRLFESFGWMPHGGLALANSLATALEATALFVTMRKRLNGIEGGHILRGAFPSLIASGGMVIALYALLNYRNSANVWILVPIGIALGGAAYLGVLWILRVPELGYIANGILRRIRR from the coding sequence ATGTCTGAATCAGCAAACAAACAGATCGCGCGCGCCGCGGGAACGGTGATGGCGGCGATCCTTTTCGGTCAACTGATGGGATTGGCGCGCGGCATATTGGTCGCCCGCGCGTTCGGCGCATCGCCTGAACTCGATGCTTTTTTTGCGGCGAACCGCGTCTCTGAGACTTTGTTCCTTCTCGTTGCTGGAGGCGCTCTGGGATCAGCCTTCATCCCGACCTTTACAGGATTGCTCGCCCGGGACGAAAAAGACTCAGCGTGGAGACTCGCCTCTTCTCTCGCAAACGCGGTCACGCTGACGCTCAGCCTGCTTGCGGCGCTAATCGCCTTGTTCGCCCCGCAGGTCGTACGCTTCGCCCTCGCACCGGGCTTATCCGCCGATCCCCAACTTTTCGCGCTGACAATTTCCCTATTGCGGATTCAATTGATCTCTGCCATCCTTTTCGGATTGGGCGGCTTGATCGTGGGCATCCTCAACGCGCACCAGAAATTCTTGATCCCCGCATTGACTCCCGCCTTATATCAATTGGGGATCATCTTCGGCGCGATCGTTCTCGCTCCCTCCATGGGAATTTTTGGTCTTGCCTGGGGCGTGGTGATCGGGGCAATCTTTTATCTATTCGTACAGATACCTTCCCTTCTGCGGCTTGTCACCGGTCAATCAGCTCTCCCCATGTTCAGCCTTTCGCTCGGGCTACACGACTCAAACGTCCGCCAGGTGATTCTACTCATGGGACCCCGACTCATCGGCGTGGCGGTGGTACAGTTAAACTTTTGGGTCAACACCTGGCTTGCTTCGCAAATGGCATATGGAAGCGTGAGCGGTCTGTATTATGGATTTTCCCTGATGATCATGGCGCAGGCGGTCATTGCGCAATCTGTGGCGATCGCCGCCATGCCGACATTCTCGGCCCAGCACGCTTTGGGCAAACAGGATGAGATGCGCTCGTCACTGGCTTCTTCGCTTCGCGGCGTGATACTTCTGGCTTTGCCTGCCAGCGCCGGCTTGATGATTCTGCGCGAGCCGATCGTTTCCCTGCTTTATCAGCGCGGCGAGTTCGACGAACGGTCCGTGCAGCTCGTGGCGTGGGCGCTCCTCTGGTATGCGGCAGGGATGCTCGGTCACAGCATCATGGAAATCCTTACCCGCGCCTTCTACGCCCAGCACGACACGAAGACCCCGGTCATCATCGGCACGGTGGCAATGATTTTGAATGTCGTTTTCAGTGTGGCTTTTTCGAGACTCTTCGAATCCTTTGGCTGGATGCCACACGGCGGGTTGGCGCTGGCAAATTCGCTGGCGACCGCACTCGAAGCGACCGCATTGTTCGTCACGATGCGAAAACGATTGAACGGAATTGAAGGCGGACACATCCTGCGCGGGGCATTCCCCTCTCTGATCGCGTCCGGCGGGATGGTTATTGCGCTTTATGCTTTATTGAACTATAGGAATTCCGCCAATGTCTGGATTCTTGTCCCCATTGGCATCGCGCTTGGCGGCGCGGCATATCTCGGCGTGCTATGGATCCTTCGCGTGCCTGAATTGGGTTACATCGCAAATGGAATCTTGAGAAGGATTAGACGATAA
- a CDS encoding DUF2652 domain-containing protein, with translation MSTTAQHGFFVLADISGYTSFVARTELEHSHEILTELLELLVENIKPLMTISKLEGDAVFAYADRNVFTRGDTMLEFIESIYVAFRDRQLSMKRKTTCTCNACINIPTLDLKFIVHCGNYMVQNISNTRELVGSDVNLIHRLSKNHVSEVTGWRAYMMLTEQCLNDLGLTLEGTHIQLEEYEHLGEIKTFNIDLHKRYKEITEARRFVLEEKDADLVLTVDFPTPPAVTWEWMQDPIKRNIWNGGHVTWFNGDRPKGRAGSGASNHCAHGKSLSTEITRDWRPFEYSTCESYENGKLTFIETIRFEPTPGGGTRVVDIMKANMPIPRFLRRMMIRAMLINQHQYDAKLREAAHMAGEEFAKSKAE, from the coding sequence ATGTCAACTACCGCGCAGCACGGATTCTTTGTCCTTGCCGATATATCCGGCTATACCTCGTTCGTCGCCAGGACGGAACTCGAACATTCGCATGAGATTCTCACCGAATTGCTCGAACTGCTCGTGGAAAACATCAAGCCTTTGATGACGATTTCCAAACTGGAGGGAGACGCAGTCTTTGCATATGCAGACAGAAATGTGTTCACGCGCGGCGACACGATGTTGGAATTCATCGAATCGATCTACGTGGCGTTCCGCGACCGCCAACTTTCGATGAAGCGCAAAACGACCTGCACGTGCAACGCCTGCATCAACATCCCGACCCTGGATCTGAAATTCATCGTCCACTGCGGGAATTACATGGTGCAGAACATTTCCAACACCCGTGAGTTGGTCGGCTCGGATGTGAACCTGATCCACCGCCTCTCGAAGAATCATGTCAGCGAGGTAACGGGCTGGCGGGCCTACATGATGCTTACCGAACAATGCCTGAACGACCTCGGTTTGACTCTTGAAGGTACGCATATCCAATTGGAGGAGTACGAACATCTCGGTGAGATCAAGACCTTCAATATCGATTTGCACAAACGCTACAAGGAAATCACGGAAGCGCGCCGATTTGTGCTGGAAGAAAAAGACGCCGATCTCGTTTTGACGGTTGATTTCCCCACGCCGCCCGCCGTGACATGGGAATGGATGCAGGACCCGATCAAACGCAATATCTGGAACGGCGGACATGTCACCTGGTTCAATGGCGACAGGCCGAAAGGGCGCGCGGGTAGTGGCGCCAGCAACCATTGTGCGCATGGCAAAAGCCTCAGTACTGAAATCACGCGGGATTGGCGTCCGTTCGAGTATTCCACCTGCGAATCGTATGAAAACGGAAAACTCACTTTTATCGAAACCATCCGCTTTGAACCGACCCCCGGGGGAGGCACGCGTGTTGTGGATATTATGAAAGCGAATATGCCCATTCCGCGTTTTCTGCGCCGCATGATGATCCGTGCGATGCTGATAAACCAGCATCAGTACGACGCGAAACTCCGTGAAGCCGCCCACATGGCTGGGGAGGAATTTGCGAAGTCGAAAGCGGAATGA